A window of Fragaria vesca subsp. vesca linkage group LG7, FraVesHawaii_1.0, whole genome shotgun sequence contains these coding sequences:
- the LOC101297095 gene encoding B3 domain-containing protein At3g18960-like: MGDHIFLKVPNWEEPRKVKLSTSPCGNHMWLEEGWKAFTQFYLLEEGELLVFNYDGEHSHFRVRIIGWDDMEIHYPSPGK, encoded by the exons ATGGGGGATCATATATTCCTCAAAGTTCCAAACTGGGAAGAACCTCGGAAAGTAAAGTTGAGTACGTCACCATGTGGTAACCATATGTGGTTAGAGGAGGGGTGGAAAGCATTTACTCAGTTTTACTTGCTTGAAGAAGGTGAGCTCTTGGTGTTCAACTATGATGGCGAACATTCTCATTTCCGAGTACGCATCATAGGTTGGGATGATATGGAAATCCACTACCCTAGTCCTG GAAAATGA
- the LOC101305901 gene encoding uncharacterized protein LOC101305901, producing the protein MASTPNRDRKGKRPAVPEDYPFFCVRLLELDDIIEGRKELSAAAVKKYGHQMGDHIFLKVPNWEEPWKVKLSKSPCGNHMWLEEGWKAFTQFYLLEEGELLVFNYDGDHSHFRVRIIGWDDMEIHYPSPGMFLENVLMLLLICKMYAHRCVTGNEVRAVIISSGSSGDEQENEARVIAISSGSSGDEHEIEARAK; encoded by the exons ATGGCTTCTACCCCCAACAGAGATCGAAAGGGAAAACGACCTGCTGTTCCAGAGGACTACCCATTCTTCTGTGTAAGGCTTCTCGAGCTCGATGATATCATAGAAGGGAGGAAG GAACTTTCAGCTGCAGCTGTGAAGAAGTATGGACATCAAATGGGGGATCACATATTCCTCAAAGTTCCAAACTGGGAAGAACCTTGGAAAGTAAAGTTGAGTAAGTCACCATGTGGTAACCATATGTGGTTAGAGGAGGGGTGGAAAGCATTTACTCAGTTTTACTTGCTTGAAGAAGGTGAGCTCTTGGTGTTCAACTATGATGGCGACCATTCTCATTTCCGAGTACGCATCATAGGTTGGGATGATATGGAAATCCACTACCCTAGTCCTGGTATGTTTTTAGAAAATGTTCTTATGCTTCTGTTAATTTGCAAGATGTATGCACACCGGTGTGTAACAGGAAATGAAGTCAGAGCCGTGATAATTTCCTCCGGATCCTCCGGTGATGAACAGGAAAATGAAGCTAGAGTCATTGCCATTTCATCTGGATCGTCTGGTGATGAACATGAGATTGAAGCTAGAGCAAAATAA